One genomic window of Aptenodytes patagonicus chromosome 3, bAptPat1.pri.cur, whole genome shotgun sequence includes the following:
- the LOC143159092 gene encoding left-right determination factor 2-like yields MDVRFVWMLCMLCLVITVRAFTQEGFKEVLLKQLGLSEVPKLHKRDLVDLVIPDHVKNKYISMLKRHRVKRRALPSLAGILRGIPGNAEVLYSDTTTRQNLIFDMEGRIPKNSEVTMAELKLFKKPLDRANLPAKQSHRPVSNARVSVYWVQRQHDGTNRTSLIDSRLVPIRESGWKNFDVTQAVHYWLRNKRREPMFLEVWIEGERVGSHASEMAKAVRFTSQDPKDKALGKPELVLYTLDLEDYGGPGDCKEEAVPGKSTCCRQKHYISFRELAWTQYWIIEPAGYEAYRCSGGCLQPPSPLRRFSYGERACAMAESSPLPMMYLVKRGNRTEIEAAEFPNMITEKCSCITDGMALV; encoded by the exons ATGGACGTGAGGTTCGTCTGGATGCTCTGCATGCTCTGCCTGGTCATCACGGTCCGAGCGTTTACCCAGGAAGGGTTCAAGGAGGTGTTGCTGAAGCAGCTGGGGCTCTCTGAGGTCCCTAAACTTCATAAGAGAGATTTGGTGGATCTGGTTATCCCAGACCATGTAAAGAACAAATACATCTCCATGCTGAAGCGCCACAGGGTGAAGCGCCGAGCTTTGCCGAGCCTGGCCGGCATCCTCAGGGGGATCCCTGGCAACGCAG AAGTCCTCTACTCTGACACCACCACACGCCAGAACCTGATCTTTGACATGGAGGGCAGAATACCTAAAAACAGCGAAGTGACAATGGCTGAACTGAAACTCTTCAAAAAGCCTCTGGACAGAGCAAACCTGCCTGCCAAGCAGTCTCACAGGCCCGTCTCCAACGCCAGAGTCAGCGTGTACTGGGTGCAACGGCAGCACGATGGTACCAACAGGACCTCCCTGATAGACTCCAG GCTGGTTCCCATACGCGAGTCAGGCTGGAAGAACTTCGACGTGACGCAAGCCGTGCATTACTGGCTGCGAAACAAGAGGCGGGAGCCAATGTTCCTGGAGGTCTGGATTGAAGGAGAAAGGGTAGGCAGCCATGCCTCAGAAATGGCCAAAGCCGTGCGTTTCACCTCTCAGGACCCCAAGGATAAAGCCCTAGGCAAACCTGAACTGGTGCTTTACACCCTCGACTTGGAAGACTATGG GGGCCCCGGGGATtgcaaggaggaggcagtgcCGGGGAAGTCCACCTGCTGCCGGCAGAAACACTACATCAGCTTCCGCGAGCTTGCCTGGACGCAGTACTGGATCATCGAGCCGGCAGGGTACGAGGCTTACCGGTGCTcggggggctgcctgcagccccccagcccgcTGCGGCGCTTCAGCTACGGGGAGCGTGCCTGCGCCATGGCAGAGAGCTCCCCGCTCCCCATGATGTACCTCGTCAAAAGGGGCAACCGCACTGAGATCGAAGCAGCCGAGTTTCCCAACATGATCACTGAGAAGTGCAGCTGCATCACGGACGGCATGGCGCTGGTGTGA
- the SDE2 gene encoding splicing regulator SDE2 — protein MALLVRDPLASRARPLPLPPGGGSVRGLLRDRARALHIPEESLYVKCNGRLVNDEDVLQNGAVYSLEPRLCGGKGGFGSMLRALGAQIEKTTNREACRDLSGRRLRDVNHEKAMAEWVKQQAEREAEKEQRRLERLQRKLAEPKHFFTNPDYQQQCHEMAERLEDSVLKGLQATSSKIVSPESGNSRKRPGESGKNGTKSQKRRCFWLGLEGLDDPDSSDCEDDSEDDSPHASDGSCPSGSRYNENPGNSNECSSSSLDSVEDSPATSATEKPLEPPEGTGRDPQGKTHTGGQTEMPAEENSKMTKPLKEEAQENNEVTQALKEEEQENVSSKAQETNQLQSTEVEPIDLLAFNSAAEMEALGLDKLKAELMSLGLKCGGTLKERAARLFSVRGLSRDQIDPALFAKPSKGKKK, from the exons ATGGCGCTGCTGGTGCGGGACCCGTTGGCCTCGCGGGCGCGACCCCTGCCGCTGCCCCCCGGCGGCGGGTCGGTGCGCGGCCTCCTCCGCGATCGCGCTCGGGCGCTG caTATTCCCGAAGAAAGCTTGTATGTGAAATGTAACGGGCGACTGGTTAATGATGAAGATGTACTGCAGAATGGAGCCGTTTATAGTCTGGAGCCAAGACTTTGTGGTGGAAAAGGAG GGTTTGGATCTATGCTGCGAGCCCTTGGTGCTCAGATTGAAAAGACAACAAATAGAGAGGCTTGCCGAGATCTCAGTGGAAGGAGACTTCGAGATGTCAATCACGAAAAAGC GATGGCTGAATGGGTGAAGCAGCAAGCAGAACgggaagcagaaaaagagcaaaggcgTTTGGAAAGGCTGCAGCGGAAACTTGCGGAGCCAAAGCACTTTTTCACAAATCCGGACTACCAGCAGCAGTGTCATGAAATGGCTGAGCGACTAGAAGATTCAGTACTTAAAG GATTGCAGGCCACTTCAAGCAAAATAGTGTCGCCGGAAAGTGGCAATAGTCGGAAGCGTCCCGGTGAATCTGGAAAGAATGGAACAAAATCTCAAAAAAGAAGATGTTTTTG GCTGGGATTGGAAGGGTTGGATGATCCTGACAGTTCAGATTGTGAGGATGACAGTGAAGATGACTCCCCTCATGCATCTGACGGAAGTTGTCCATCAGGCAGCAGATACAATGAAAATCCTGGAAACTCGAATGAATGTTCAAGCAGCTCTCTGGATTCGGTAGAAGATAGTCCAGCTACCAGTGCAACTGAGAAACCACTGGAGCCACCAGAAGGTACTGGAAGAGATCCACAAGGAAAGACACACACAGGTGGGCAAACTGAAATGCCAgctgaagaaaacagtaaaatgacAAAGCCCTTGAAGGAAGAGGCCCAAGAAAACAATGAAGTAACCCAAGCTCTGAAAGAAGAGGagcaagaaaatgtttcttctaagGCACAGGAAACAAACCAGTTACAGAGCACA GAGGTGGAACCGATAGACCTACTGGCATTCAACTCTGCTGCTGAAATGGAAGCCCTGGGTTTAGATAAACTGAAGGCGGAATTGATGTCTTTAGGGCTGAAATGTGGAGGCACTTTAAAGGAAAGAGCAGCAAGGCTTTTTTCAGTGAGAGGTCTGTCTAGAGACCAGATCGATCCTGCCTTATTTGCAAAGCcctctaaagggaaaaaaaagtga